The Oryzias melastigma strain HK-1 unplaced genomic scaffold, ASM292280v2 sc00391, whole genome shotgun sequence sequence CTGAGCTTGGTGCTGGACTCTGAGACCTTGGAGCCATGCTCTGAACTTAGAGCTGGAGCCTGAGCTGGACTTTGAGAGCTTGGAGCCATGCTCTGAGCTTGGAGCTGGAGCCTGAGCTGGATTTTGAGAGCTTGGTGCTGGACTTTGAGAGCTCTGTGCTGGACTTTGAGAGCTCGGTGCTGGACTTTGAGAGCTCTGTGCTGGACTTTGAGAGCTCGGTGCTGGATTTTGAGAGCTCGGAGCTGGACTTTGAGAGCTCGGTGCTGGACTTTGAGAGCTCGGTGCTGGATTTTGAGAGCTCGGTGCTGGACTTTGAGAGCTCGGAGCTGGACTTTGAGAGCTCGGTGCTGGGCCCTGAGGTTGGAGCTGGACTCTGATAGCTTGGTGCTGGGCTTTGAGCTTGGGGCTGGGCTCTGAGCTTGGGGCTGGGCTAAGAGGATCAAAATAACAGAGGCATGAATTCCAACAGATggttagttaaaaataaaaaaaaaatatcaatgttaaaaaaagcttgtcttcagttttcaaagtgtttgtgtgcataAGTGTGCATACGTAGAGTGTGTAGGGATGAGAGGTATCATGACCATTATTCTAGCAATGTCCAGTAGGACATTCCTTTAGAAGTTGTTGATATTTTACTGGCTTTAATAATGATTTCACAAATTTTGAAAAGcccctttttaaaattcagtctAAATGTAATTAGtatttttacagaattaaaagaaataagcacaatgaaaatggtctttaaaaaaagcaaagcaaggTTTACAACAATCTCTTGACAGGGTTAAAAGGGAAAAGCATAGTTacacaaaagtattttatcATTTGAATGAATATTTTCATCTTGATGAAacacatttcatgtttttttagtattaactattttgttaaaagaaaaaacaaatcagcaGAATATTTGATAAACTCTTACTTGAAGGTGATCAGATAATCTGGATAGGCTTGGTCATCATGGAACACAACATACATGCTGGGGTTGTTTATATCGTCCACCACGCTGTCACAGCGCTCATTGGGTTGTTGGGCGTTGCGTGGTGGAGGCACCTTCATTCCTTTTTGACCCTGAGCGTAGACGCCAGTGAGAACCCGAACCATAAACATCAGCTGAGAGCCGTCAGCACCTGGCTTGGAGTAAGTGCTTTGTGCTGAGTAGGACGCATTTACAGCAAAGTAGGTTCCTTCTCCATATACCGTCGCTGAAACAaggaatagaaataaaaaattttacTGTCCTTGATTTATCCCGCCAtcttctgatttgaaaaattcCCCTATAACGGATTTCTGGGCAGTATTTTACTGcactgtcaaaagtaaaatactgTACAAAGGCTTTACGGAGTTTTACTGCAAACACCAATCAACTGtggaaatttactgtaaaatgcaATGAATTCTGggaatttattgtaaaaaaccAATGTATTGTGGGAATTTCTCTTTTCACTACTGTGTTTTCCTTGTTACTGTGAATCAAAATACagttagaaaaatgtcaaagaaataaTGTTCAATCACAAACAAGTACGTTATTAATCTTTCTTACCTACTTGGACTAAGTTTAACCTGCTATCTCTAACAagtgtaagagaatatttttgattagcTTGTAATTTCATTTCACTCTTATATGTAACCTTCGAATGAACCTTTTGTGCTCTTTAAAACATGCCATTGAGTGTTTTCCCAGACACTTAACTGCATGTGCGCATTAAAGAACCAAGGGAGGACTTAGGGAGTAAAACATAGCCTTGAAAGGCCTTCCTTTCGCAGAAAGAGTAAGCCACAAATCAACTTGGGCCCCTGAGATAATGTTCAAATTTTACTAATATGGGCATGACATGACGGGGAGCATTGTTCGAATATTGTTTGTGCAGCCCTATAAAGATTCTTGTATCTTGTCATATCGTCGGAACCCTCTATGAATGAGCTTCCCTACATGCTCGCGTGCACCGCgtgtattattttgatttgctattaaacacttgtgttaatcCTAAAGTGTGTGTGTTCTTACATCAGATTCAACAATTTTCCACCACACAAGCACAAAGACTGTTTATTGTAAGTGAGTTCCAAACATTGTTTACGTGTAAATTCAGTCATAGTAAGAATTCAAAATGACAGCAAAAATGTATCTCCTGATACCACATACgtgagattgttttttttatcactttattttgGATTCAATAAAATTCTTTGTGTACAAGGTTTCttagttgttttcttttctcatgaAATAACTTGatggataattttattaaaattacaactcATCTTTTGAAATACATCTTCCCACTGAATATCAAACTCACGTGTTATTAGCTAAGACACTCTAGAAAACTGTTTACCATTCATTCTAAGCTCCTTAAGTCCTAACCCACTGACCTCAACTCCTTTGAACTATTGTATGTAATataactgtaaaatgaaatacagtaaAGTATTTGTGTACTGTGATTCATATTATAGTTTTACCAGAGTAAAACCAAATACGTGACACATAAATTCTACTCTATTTTAATTTGCAGTGGTAAAggtggaaaatgtttttcaataatCACTGGCATCCAGCTTCCAAGAAGTTACGGTAAAACCTACAGCAACTATTTTACAGTGCAGGTTTGCTAAAGATTTGTTAAGAGACTTCTGCTTTTGCCCATTAATATCAtggttgcaaaaaaatatttaaaatttttatcaGTAAAAACCGGCATAAACAAAAGAATGCATGGTTTTATTAAGGACTtcaggatttttaaaaagagaattaCCATTTTGTCCTGCGAAGCGCCTGTTGAACCCAGTTTTCATGATGGAGTTACAGTTTTCGTGGGTTGTCCCATGGTAAAGAGTCTTTTCCCTTTCTCCTCCAAGTGTTGCATTCTTAAAGGCTATGTGCTTCTTTTGTGCTTCGTAGGCCCGTCGCAGATGAATGTTCTGTAAGCGCTCGATCTGTcaggaaaatattgaaaaaaaaaacagctggtaACCGAAAACTGTACAAATAAACTTTGTGTGAAAATTATTCAGGTACATGACATATTTTCCCAAGAAGCATGCTTAgaataaatttataaaaaaaatcaagtatttaggttaaaaaaaatacattagttttatttatttattgttataaagGAATTCTGAATAAATATGTTGACACTTCACAGACAAAGCTCTCAAGTATAAATGAATCACTTTTGATTTGACCGATTTTAGGTGCAAGAAtcaaatcattcaaaatgaacccatATTGTCAATGAATCGTGTCATCatccacaaattatgatatgaatcgaatcgttgTTCAAACTAATCATTACACATTTGTGCatgattttaaagttcatttcaaCCTGAAGGAAAATTTAACATTATTGCATATCTAATAGAAACGAATTAGTTATGTAATGTTTTGCGcaattagttacatttgtgcTCATAAGTTTACATACCTTGTAAGAAATGATGATTTCTGGTCATTTTTAATAGAACATGAATGATAACACATTAAACTTTTGTGTCACAATCAGTGACCATCATTGGAGAAAGGATTAAGGTGGTTAACACCTATAAGTACTTGGGAGTGCACCTTGACCACATACTGGACTGGACAGAGCAGACTCGGGCTCTGTCCAGGACAGGACAGAGTAGGCTGTTTTTCCTAAGGAAGTTAAGGTCTTTTGATGTGTATGCCGGCACGTTGCTCCCCTTTTTATCAGTTGCTTGTGGCAAGTGCTGTTTCCTTCCCTTTGCTCTCCTCTCATGTTTCTCTTTGGTTCTGTTGCTCGCCCTCTGCCTATCTCTCCTCCACAGGTGTCCAGAATGAGGCAGGGCATCCTAGCACACCAGCAACTCATCATCCCAGCAGCATTTAAGACTGGTTCCTCCAGCTTTTCCCTGCCCCTCCATCTGCTAATCTCAAGTGGTACTGAGCTCACATATGAGTCTCTGTTCCTGGCCAGTTACACTTATCCTAATCAGGCCATTCTGCTTTCTGTTTCTTGTCTGCACTGGCCTGGAACTATTCAGCTTGTTCTGACCTCACCCCTTCCTGGACTCCGTCTACACCTTCGACCTGCCTGGACATCCTCTCCCTCATGGACTTCCAGCAGCTTTGCCATCAAATAAACTTATCTCATCATATCATCCATCAATCTCTTTTCTTCTGACCGTGACAGTATGAACTGGCCTGCAACCAATGCATGATGGGACTCTACCTGTGTCTTGGAAAGTTCATGACATACAGAGGGATTTATCTAGTTCTGTGACAGCCTGATGACCCAGGAAAACGCTGTCTTCCCAGATAAAAGCTCCATCTAGTCAGCTCTCCTCAGCTAGCCAGTTTGCTGACCTACACTATCTTATCTAACTCTCCATCAGGCTTGACAATTGCCTTCGGGAGTGCCAAAGAGAGAAAGCCGCCCAGGTTGCTTCCAACTTGTTCAAGGGTCGTCAGGTTGTGCATCCTCACTCTTCAAGAGCTGCTACTGTGGGTCCTGGTTAGCCAAGCCCATAACAAAGAACACTCCAGGCCCCGTCTTCATGCCACACTTTGCAATTCACATACTTCACTCTCATTAGTGGTACTAGTTGATTCTGGCACTGATGATAACCTGATTGACAGTAAGTTAGCCCATGAACTTGAACTAAACACCAGCTAGGGGCTGACatgtttaataaacaaaaagccACAGCACTCCCCGCTCACAGGCCATTTGACTGTGCATTGACTGTAGATCTAGTTCCCGGTGCAGGGCTTCCCCCCAGCTGCCTGCACAGCCTGCCATGACCTGAACGAGAGGCCATGGAATCATACATTAGGGAGGCTCTagaccaggggtattcaaatccaggcctcgagggccggtgtcctacatgttttccaaccaaccttctattgaagctccttattggctaaacatacctgatcctggaaattagcagcagataaggcaggatttctggaaaacctacagcagagaggcccaaatccaggcctcgagggccagcttcctgtaggttttccagaaatcctgccttatctgctgccaATTTCCAGGATCAGATATGTTGGGTGAGTATcggaagtttgacaggtcgctgcatcaCATCTACCATTCAGGAACTGAGCTTTGGACACATGATGTTTTCTATGACTCActcagcgggtagaatattaatcaatACGagtatttttgtcctgaactttcatctaATTCCTCAACTCGCTGGGGCAGCGGAGTTACCAGGGCGGTTGAAGAAGAGATAACCCCTGGGCAGATTGTCAGACTCCCACAGCAGCTTTCTTCCTGCAGTCACCTTGCCTCCTTtagtccagcggagctcactcacCAGATATGCCAGCAGACCGACAGCCGCTGCAGGGTACCGGGTCTGCCCACTCGGACTTTCTGAACTTTGTGACAATTCtcttattttcatcgagacaaCAATAAccaacttcctttttttcaccCTCTCAGTTTAATGCAGGACAGCTTTCAACATCTATTACACGACTTGAAACTGACCCTTcttaaatcaaaacaataagAGAGTGACAAGTTCCCACCACCTTAGAACAACTTCANNNNNNNNNNNNNNNNNNNNNNNNNNNNNNNNNNNNNNNNNNNNNNNNNNNNNNNNNNNNNNNNNNNNNNNNNNNNNNNNNNNNNNNNNNNNNNNNNNNNNNNNNNNNNNNNNNNNNNNNNNNTGCTTTGATGAATGTCtgaaaaggaaataattttttttatttcaaatatctttaacatatttaaatgtcaatCTGGATTGTATAGTTGTGTATTTGAtggctgaaataaaaacttgaaactcaaataaaatctTAGCTTTGAACATTGACCTGATGGgtcaaaatgaccttttttcatGCCTGAGCTCCATTCCCTGAAATCCCGTCTCTGCCTTCAAGTCATCCTGCTCTGTCTGTTCTTGTCTGTCAGCTCACTGCGTTAATCTTCCAACCTGTATGCCTGCCTGTCAAGCTCCAACTCTCAGCCCCGGTCTCACCTCACCCCTGGACAATAAGACTCATCTGCAATAAAACTCTTAAAGACCaatgttgggactaacgccgtttaagtataacggcgttactaaaggcgttataaatcaagtaatttagttatctaactaattactttcatcctcgctgtaacgccgttatagttacttcgtgtaaatcgcggcgcgttacttcaaagtttgatgatcttgctggagctgggcgcatCGCACCCGAGCGTTCCCCGTCAATTCTGGccggaagttgcatcaagatacatgagaaaatccggtttcttttcaaaatataaccagtttttcacaataaaatgccgcgattgacaaatgtgatcatgtttttgtatctaaacaggcggtagacacggatataaacatacaatcgcaacacaaacgtgcaaacgagttactttgccaagtaactaattactttgaagatgcagtaattgagttactaactcaattactttttgggagaagtaactagtaactataactaattacttttttgaagtgagatgcccaacactgttAAAGACCTTGTGAGCTTCCTTACAAATAGAACaagttttatcaaataaataaaatcttcagAGATCACATCCTGTAGCTGATAGCTTTTCAGGAAACAAAGGTTTAATGACTGTCCAAACAGAATTGCATTTTTGTCCTCTTAAGCTCTCTAAAAAGCACATTATCTTCTTTCAAATCATTTCTTAGATTTGATTCCAacccaaatgtttaaaaatactttcCCTGGAAtcaataattttacaataaatgtcATACATAGGCCAGGGTTGCTGcaacttttacttaaaaattcCTTTGGGACACACAGAACCAATATGGTTCCTCTCCTCAAATTAATTGTTTCACGCATTTAATGAAgtctaaaaattgtttttgaaaatagtTGAATGGATTATTCTTTAATAAGTGGAATCTTAAAGTGTAGGGCAGTTTTAAGAGGAACCCCGAGTAAAAGCGCCAACAACATGGCACAACAGAACTGGGCTGTGGATCactgcttaggtggcgatccgattcgattcacgaatcaagctccaCGATTCACGAATTGAACCACgatactttttaatataatgtttactgctatgtgtatgtctatttactggatggatgaaaattgaaattatttatatttaatcatcatctatacctttatttagaacagcagatcagaatgaacataatagaaaaaaacaaagattcagataaaaataaattttgtttatcattttaaacttttttgtcaatcttttgGTTCAGcactaaaacaacataaaaattatacttaaaaaaatcactgcttttttggatcatttaacagcaaaacctgaaactgttctccacagttttctatcctcaaagttcttcaatattttacgttctaagcattacatattggtgcacaGCCCCATATgaagagttattttttttagcagcagaatcagctgattcacgatGATTATGTCCACCTTCAGCAGCGTGAGGCTgcatttcttcaaaataaactggagtttcgttaattgcgtcaaattttaaagaattaccataaccaaaagaatataaacactggagctaaagctccgatgttaaagctaattcatttttaagaagttatgtctgtaaacgaaacttcagtctcagtttttgagtggaaaaaagctctcgctagtattactttgaaaaccggaagcttcaccgtcaagAAGATGCGTTTACTTCCGGTGGCAGTACCCCGcttctttcggctttgtttcaGTTCGTTAACTTAAAATCCTAGATTTATCTGCATTTCAGTGCAAAAATAAAGCGTCCacagatgatattttgatcGCATTTTACTaccattaattacatttataaaatgattGCGAATCAGTGATCTTGGACGTCGAGAATATCCATACTCAAATTTTCGGGACCAAATCGCAAATACCcaagcacccggatactcgttacagccctaaacAGAACTCTGGCTCTCAGTCAGTCTGGCCTCTGATAAGTTATTGTACATCAGAGGGCTTTTGTTCGGTGGCCCTGAAgagcaaatcacaccaacaaatcaaggcaaaaacattttgaagatcacaaccacaataaaaaaaaggaaaaaagttaaacgaaattattatttttttttaaaacatgacattttagaaaagcaaaacatccagttctaaaagaaaaaataaaccacatgaaaatgaaatggtttgtaaaacagaagtattttttttctatgtattaaaattaaatgttaaaaaacataagaaaccagaaaacacttttgtttgacCTTTGATTTTTGACCTGTGAGCATTTTCAAATGCATCTTTAATGTCCACGtactaataaaagttttgttaGTGTGGAGCGTATCCAGTGTCTCTTTATGCCAAATAACTTTAGGATAAAATGATACACAAAGAGCaccatccaatcagcaatgtNNNNNNNNNNNNNNNNNNNNNNNNNNNNNNNNNNNNNNNNNNNNNNNNNNNNNNNNNNNNNNNNNNNNNNNNNNNNNNNNNNNNNNNNNNNNNNNNNNNNNNNNNNNNNNNNNNNNNNNNNNNNNNNNNNNNNNNNNNNNNNNNNNNNNNNNNNNNNNNNNNNNNNNNNNNNNNNNNNNNNNNNNNNNNNNNNNNNNNNNNNNNNNNNNNNNNNNNNNNNNNNNNNNNNNNNNNNNNNNNNNNNNNNNNNNNNNNNNNNNNNNNNNNNNNNNNNNNNNNNNNNNNNNNNNNNNNNNNNNNNNNNNNNNNNNNNNNNNNNNNNNNNNNNNNNNNNNNNNNNNNNNNNNNNNNNNNNNNNNNNNNNNNNNACACTGGGACACTTTTACTACTTCACTTTCTAAATTTCCTGAAACCAGAGAACCTCTGGATTGGTTCAATTCCCAATGAGTACAATGAGCTTCCAGCTTCCTCCTTAAGCAAGATCCTCCAAGCTACTGCCAAGGTAGCTCTATAGTCATGGCCagaagttttgagaatgacacACATATTACATTTCCACAAGGTCTGTTCCTTTGGGATTTTTAGGTGTTTGCCAGATGTTTCTATGGTTCAATTACATATAATTAGAAGCATTTCACAAgtatcaaaagcttttattgagaatTATGTTATCTGGTCCTGTTGTGGTCGAGCTGAAATGCAGTGGAAATGTGGTTTGAGTGAAGTagagttcatttttaaagcaaatgggGCCTATGCAAATAATTGCAGGTGAGTGGATCACTCATCATAACATTCTGGAGTATATATAAATGTCCATGAAACTGCAGACTTTGGAAAAATTAATAGTTgtgtcattctcaaaacttctggccatgactgggtctccctgtgcctgtCCCCAGCCTAGATAACatacaggattgtgtcaggaaggacatctggcgtaaaaaatatcaaaccaCCTGTGGGAATCAGTGAGAGCTGAGTGGTTGTTGGGACCAGGGATAAATCGGAAGGTCAACAACAACAGTTATCCTGCTTGTGGTTTGTTGATGGCTGATAAGAAGCCTGTAAGGAGCTGCTGTTGCTCACAGTCAGATGCAGTTCTCCATTAGGAAGACAGATGGTGTGAGACTTCTTTTGCAAAACCTTTTCCTGACCTTCATAGGAGAAAGGTCACAGTAAAGTCTACAATCTCACAAAAAGtaactgttttcctctttaaaccATTGAGTTTTGCTTACCTTCTTTCACCTTCAAGCAAATTCTATGAGTGTTGTCTCCAATCATCTGAATCTCGTCACATTCCTCTCCTCCTGAATCCctcttttttttgaaaataaagaggAATCTTTCCCTTTTCTCTCTTGCTCAGATCTCTGGttctaagaaaaataaaggatgCAAAAATTCAtcaattttacttaaaaaagaaaaaaaaacaaaggaagagcTTTTCTCCCCCCAGGCTATCCCTGACTTcaa is a genomic window containing:
- the LOC112139678 gene encoding lysine-rich arabinogalactan protein 19-like → MKTGFNRRFAGQNATVYGEGTYFAVNASYSAQSTYSKPGADGSQLMFMVRVLTGVYAQGQKGMKVPPPRNAQQPNERCDSVVDDINNPSMYVVFHDDQAYPDYLITFNPAPSSEPSPKLKAQHQAIRVQLQPQGPAPSSQSPAPSSQSPAPSSQNPAPSSQSPAPSSQSPAPSSQNPAPSSQSPAQSSQSPAPSSQSPAQSSQSPAPSSQNPAQAPAPSSEHGSKLSKSSSGSSSKFRAWLQGLRVQHQAQGTVPSSQSPAPSSKP